A region of the Oncorhynchus nerka isolate Pitt River linkage group LG26, Oner_Uvic_2.0, whole genome shotgun sequence genome:
TTGGTTTCACATTGTATCTCCATCTTAAAGGTAATGTCTATGTGCTGTACACCCTCTTTCTCTAACAGTGGATTGGTTTCACATTGTATCTCCATCTTAAAGGTAATGTCTATGTGCTGTACACCCTCTTTCTCTAACAGTGGATTGGTTTCACATTGTATCTCCATCTTAAAGGTAATGTCTATGTGCTGTACACCCTCTTTCTCTAACAGTGGATTGGTTTCACATTGTATCTCCATCTTAAAGGTAATGTCTATGTGCTGTACACCCTCTTTCTCTAACAGTGGATTGGTTTCACATTGTATCTCCATCTTAAAGGTAATGTCTATGTGCTGTACACCCTCTTTCTCTAACAGTGGATTGGTTTCACATTGTATCTCCATCTTAAAGGTAATGTCTATGTGCTGTACACCCTGCACGAATACATCGTTTTCATTACGATCTAACTCAATGATATTTACACACTCTCTCCATTGGCAGATCTGCCACACCCTGACTGAAAAGCTGGTTGCCATGACAATGGGCTCAGGCGCTAAGGTGAaagccccagccagcctcagtgaCATCATCACTGTGGCTAAACGCATCAGTCCGAGGTAACTGTCAGGTTAGACAGTGCTATCACATAACCCTTAAATTATCTGACCGTGCTTCGTCCTTCATCACCTCCCATCATcccgtgtgtgtctgtctgtagggtggATGACGTTGTGCGGTCAATGTACCCTCCCCTGGACCCCATACTTCTTGATGCCAGGTACCTAATGAAGTTTGCTTTTGTTAGATGACATCATTTATAATGGTTTGAGGGGACAAAGATAGCTGGGCAAATAGACAATATAGACCATAGTTCTGCTGATGGAACTCATATGATTAAGAGGTCTCTGATGGAGAAATTCTAAATGTCCTTTGTCTATTTTGTCCCCTCAGGGCCACCGCCCTCCTCCTGTCAGTCAGTCACCTGGTGCTGGTGACACGCAACGCCTGTCACATGTCTGGCAGCATGGACTGGATCGACCAATCACTGCACGCCGCTGAGGATCACATGGTGGTGCTGCGGGAGGCGGCGCTAGCATCTGAACCAGAACGGAGTCTACCTGGAATAGACGTGCAGAGAGAGCAGGCTATCTAgaacacacagacatgtacatacacacatgcacgcacacattcACATAGGCAAGCAGGCACATACACTCCTTTTCTATATATCATACAAATAGACACATTAATGCACATCTCGGGCACATTCTCACGCATACACAATGCTTGATAAACACACAATTTAAAAAACTCAACACATTCCCAAAACACACATTCCCAATGATCTTTCTCACTGTTGTTCTGTGCTGATTTACATACAGATGGGTTGCTAGATAATAGAAAAGAGCTGGGTTTAGAAAAGGATGGGTTGCCAGATCCTTGTGCTATTTTGCTCTTGATCCTTTCACTTTTACCATGTTTCTGgttttgtatatagttatgtaTAACCATAATGTATGTTATGATTAGGATTTATATAGATTTTATGTTACACTCTCAGACTCAGATTGTATTGTAAGTGGAGAGCTCACTGAGACAGGCTTGTGTGTAGTTGTTGCCATGGACGACTGCCCCCTTGACATTCCTTCCTGGGTGTCGTCCATCTCCCAGCGGTGAGCTATAATCCACCCCGTTAGGAGTGCACAGTCACATGGAAGCATACATTAATCCATGTGGGGGAAAACCCTGGACACCCAATAGGACCAAAGGCCTGGGAAATACATGCACACCTACTCAGAGCAATACACTCTTACTCAGAGCAATACACTCTTACTTAGAGCAATACACTCTTACTCAGAGCAATACACTCTTACTCAGATCAGAGCAATACACTCTTACTCAGATCAGAGCAATACACTCTTACTCAGAGCAATACACTCTTACTCAGAACAATACACTCTTACTCAGAGCAATACACTCTTACTCAGAGCAATACACTCTTACTCAGAGCAATACACTCTTACTCAGATCAGAGCAATACACTCTTACTCAGAGCAATACACTCTTACTCAGAGCAATACACTCTTACTCAAAGCAATACACTCTTACTCAGAGCAATACACTCTTACTCAGAGCAATACACTCTTACTCAGAGCAATACACTCTTACTCAGAGCAATACACTCTTACTCAGAGCAATACACTCTTACTCAAAGCAATACACTCTTACTCAGAGCAATACACTCTTACTCAGAGCAATACACTCTTACTCAGAGCAATACACTCTTACTCAAAGCAATACACTCTTACTCAGAGCAATACACTCTTACTTAGAGCAATACACTCTTACTCAAAGCAATACACTGCTACTCAGATCAATACACTGCTACTCAGATCAATACACTACTACTCAGAGCAATACACTCTTACTTAGAGAAATACACTCTTACTCAGAGCAATGCACTGCTACTCAGAGAAATACACTGCTACTCAGAGCAATACACTGCTACTCAGAGCAATACACTCTTAGAGAAATACACTGCTACTCAGAGAAATACACTCTTAGATAAATACACTGCTACTCAGAGCAATACACTCTTACTTAGAGCAATACACTACTACCGTACTCAGAGAAATACACTGCTACTCAGAGCAATACACTCTTACTCAGAGCAATACACTACTACTCAGAGCAATACACTGCTACTCAGAGCAATACACTGCTACTTAGAGCAATACAGTCTTACTTAGAGCAATACACTGATACTCAGAGCAATACAGTCTTACTTAGAGCAATACACTGATACTCAGAGCAATACAGTCTTAGAGCAATACACTGATACTCAGAGCAATACACTGCTACTTAGAGCAATACACTGATACTCAGAGCAATACAGTCTTACTTAGAGCAATACACTGATACTCAGAGCAATACAGTCTTACTTAGAGCAATACACTGATACTCAGAGCAATACACTGCTACTTAGAGCAATACACTGATACTCAGAGCAATACAGTCTTACTTAGAGCAATACACTGATACTCAGAGCAATAGTCTTACTTAGAGCAATACACTGATACTCAGAGCAATACACTGATACTCAGAGCAATACACTGATACTCAGAGCAATACACTGATACTTAGAGCAATACACTGATACTCAGAGCAATACACTGATACTCAGAGCAATACACTGATACTCAGAGCAATACACTGATACTCAGAGCAATACACTGATACTCAGAGCAATACAGTCTTACTTAGAGCAATACACTGATACTCAGAGCAATACAGTCTTACTTAGAGCAATACACTGATACTCAGAGCAATACACTGCTACTTAGAGCAATACACTGATACTCAGAGCAATACAGTCTTACTTAGAGCAATACACTGATACTCAGAGCAATAGTCTTACTTAGAGCAATACACTGATACTCAGAGCAATACACTGATACTCAGAGCAATACACTGATACTCAGAGCAATACACTGATACTTAGAGCAATACACTGATACTCAGAGCAATACACTGATACTCAGAGCAATACACTGATACTCAGAGCAATACACTGATACTCAGAGCAATACACTGATACTCAGAGCAATACACTGATACTTAGAGCAATACACTGATACTCAGAGCAATACACTGATACTCAGAGCAATACACTGATACTTAGCAATACACTGATACTCAGAGCAATACACTGATACTCAGAGCAATACACTGATACTTAGATCAATACACTGATACTTAGAGCAATACACTGCTACTTAGAACCCGGAGTCAAATAATTCAAGCTCTGAAATTCAGCCTAAGAGAAGACTGCCAGTATAACTGCAGCCTACATCAGATAAGCAGAGCTCTGTGATGGAATGATATTGATTGAGATGAAACATGAAAAGTGGCCACTCCTTTATTTTCCTGGTTTCCGTCGTTTTATTACAATTGATTGCTTTTGTATGTAAGCTCTCCTGTGTTTTCTCCTCCCCATCCACCGTTCGTTAGTGATGTTTCCTTATCTCCTGCCTTTTTCACCTTTCTCTTTTTTCCCCCTTCCATTGATTTGTACAGGTAAATTAAAGTTTCATAGGAAAATGTGTAATgctgtttcttcttctttttagttAACATTTCTGAGGGAATCCACAGTCCGTAAGAAAACCACACACTCATGTAAACTCTAGGAATAAGACAATGGATCCAGTTGATTGATTGGGGATAAGGATGGTTGTCCTGCTGTTTGACGGTATAGGCAGTCTTGTCTCTCTGCAAGCGAGAGCGATTGGCTGAGAACGAATAAGGCCCTAAAGCACCATACTTAAAGAAGACACACAGATACAACTTTAATACAGCTACTAAGAAAACACTGTACACGATTTGTCATCACCTGACCGGGAAATATCATTCTCTTAAAAATAGAAAATACAAAAACATTTTCTCCTCGGGATATGTTGACATAAATAAaatgggatctttttgtgtttgTTTAGGTTTTCAATAGAGTCCTTTGCTTTTTTTCAGGCTGACTTGTTTCCAGTTTGGGAGGGAGTCATATTCATCTCTCTTCATCTTCAAAATAGTCTGAAACATATAAACAAACAGACATTACTTCAGATACTGTAGGATACTGGAGAAAAGCAAGCACCCACTGGTCTTAGGGATGAACGTTTTGTGAAATATTTACATAGAAACCTACATACGTCACATTGTTTCTATCATCTTGAGACTACCACAAGAAGATGTTTCAATTGGCCACATCATTAAGACGTTAGTGGTGCGACCTAGTGGCTGTCAGGTGTAGCTGCACTCTGTTTTATATAACGTCATAATACTGTACAAAAACATTCAGCAGACGAATGTATCCAAATTGTGCATACATAGTCCGTGCATACACTTTCATATGAGTGGCcccagtgggaatcaaacccattaTCGTGACGTTGCAAgggtcatgctctaccaactgagccacgcagGACAAGCGTGTTTGTGTGTCAACCTGGAAGTCGTGGTCGGAGAGGTATATCTCCAGGTGCTGGGGGTCCACTCCCTCGGGCAGAGGGGTCTGCAGCAGCTCCTCTAGGGGGTACTGGGTCTTACTGAGCTGGGCCAGGGCGTCCTGCACCAAGGTCAGCTTGACCCGCCCGGCCTCCCCCTGGACAACAGCATTCACAAGTCAGCATATCTAAATCTAAAATATACCCGACTTTGAAAGACAAAGACTGTGGTGTCGCTATGACACAACAGTCTTTACCCAACCAGATAATACTGAACTGTGCTTACTGCTGTTGTGAAGTTATCACCGATGATGCTACTGATGCGTACAGATGCTATTATTGATAATGAAAATTATTATGAGGAGGAGGACGAATTAGTCCTCTTTTCCTGTACCTGTGTGGTGGGTGTGGGTCTCTTCTCCCAGCGAGGGAACACGTTGGTGAAGGTGAGGGGTTCTACTCCGTCCTGGATGAGGTAGGCCTGAAGGGGGCGCCTCGGGTTCTTCTCTGAAACACCACCAACACACCCCAAACCGTCAGAGAACCACAGAGCAACTTAACCCCTAACTACAGCATATCCCCGACACACTCCAACCATCTAAACAACTCAGATTCAAATTTGGACCTCGAATTCAGTTCCACTGCTTTTTTAACTCGTTCTTCCCCTCTAATCAAGGACTGATTTGGACctaggacaccaggtgggtgtaaTTACCAGCAGTACTCTGGACCTCATAGGGTACCCCAGATCTAAACAATCAAGTTTTTTTTACATGATGTATCTAGCATTGAATGGAATAGATGTAATTAATCCCTGATGTTGAACTAGCCTTTTCTTACTTCCACAACGCATTCCAGGATGTATGCAATAggcccctttaaaaaaaaatcaagatTACCAAAGAACTTACAAAAATCATAAGGGAACTAAATGCTATGTGGGCTAAAGAAAAAAGGGACTGGTTTGGCAGATTATCGGATGGCTTTTAAACGTCTTCGAAATATGAGTGTGGCTATGATCCGTAAATTGAAAGCAGACCACTACCTGAAATCTACTTCACATAATTTAAATTATCCATCCAAATTCTGGAAAGGAGTGAAAGGTTTGGAGTGCAAAAAAGATACACAGCTTCCCAAACAATTGTTGGTAGGCACACAGATTGTAACTGAGAGAACCTCCATTCTGAAAGCCTTGAATCGGCATTTTTTAGATGCAGGCAGTTTATTTGAAAAGGTCAAAAGGTATAATTGAGCCCTATGAGTTTACCTGACACCTCTGTGCACTCCTTTACCAGGTTCTCCTTTTCATCCTCTGTTTCAGAAGTGTGTAAAACCCTGAAAGAAATTGATGGAAAAAATCCCCTGGCCCTGATGAACTAGACCCCCGCTTCCTGCACCTATCTGCAGACATCATTGCTCAACGCTTAACATGTATTTTTAAGCTCACGCTTAACGTTAAGGAAATCTCCAAGTTATGGAAATctgcttttgtactgcctctcctgAAAGGTGGAGATCCCTCGCTACTTGACAGCTATCGACCCATATCAAAATTGTCTGTACTGTCTAGGGTACTGGAGTCCTTATTTAGTAGGCAGCTAAAGGCCTACTTCCAAGAAAACAACATTTTAAATGGAATGCAATCTAGTTTTAGGTGTGGCCacagcactgtttcagcaacatCGAAGGTTTTAAATGACATCCACTATGCTCTTGATAAGAAGTTACattgtgtgtctgtctttattgATTTGTCGAAGGCTTTTGACACCGTGGACCATGCTGTGTTAGTGCAAAGGTTCAAATGTTGTGGAATTACTGGTCATGCTCTAGACTGGTTTATAAATCACCTATCAAATCGTACACAATGGGCAATGACAGATGGTTGTAAATCTATAGAGGTGTGCTCAGGTGTTCCGCAAGGTACTATTTTGGGCCCACTGTTGTTCATTTTGTATATCAACAACATTGGGGATCTTATTGAAACAGCGGATGTTCATTTTTATGCAGATGACACTGATCTTTAttcaagtggtagtagtttatcttcgGCTTTTGAAAATGCCCAAACAGCATTTAACATCATACAACAGAATCTGTAGGATTTAAAGCTGGTTCTAAATTCGGGTAAAACAAAATGCACGCTATTTTCAAATGTCAGGCATGTTACTAATCATGTCATTGCCGCATTGGCAGAACATGCTATagagcaagttaaagtgtacaaatatttgtgtgtgtgggttgatgaTAAGCTGATCTTCACTGTGCATGTAATGAACTTGATAAGGAAGCTCAAGCTGAGAATTGGTTTTTAATACCGGTATAAggcttgtttttcttttgaggccaggaaggaactggtacgatgtacattactggcgGTTTTATATTTTagtgatgttatatatatatatatatatatgcaggcctcaaacactaccctgagagcactagattcagtgtatcatgcagccctcaggttcattacaaatcaaaaacgtctaacacatcattgtgatctctacagagctgttggctggtcgtcattgaccttgcgtaggcttaaacactggtattcactgatttataaggccatattgggTAAAATGCCATTTTATCTTTTTTTAGTTAGGTCTGTAAATAAATATCAATTACAATCCCATTCTCATTTGCTTCTAACAGTACCAAAAATTAGAACAGGTCATGGAAGAAATAGTTTTAGTTAGTTAGCTCCGTGGTCCAGGAACTCTCTCCTGAACATTTAAACATTTGATGATCTTGTTtcgttggtggagtttaaacacttgatcgatgtatatatcatagaagagtgtaattgtCTTTAGGACAGCTGTTTTTAGTCAAGTAAAAGGTTTTTGTTGTActgtgtgtttatagttttgttcaatgttgtgttagtgtatgtaagttgttttgtctgaaacgttgttccccctgctgctattggaccaggtctctcttggaaaagagatgttatctTAATGAGAaaaacctggataaataaaggtcaaataaaaaataaatattctaTTTGCTGCCTTGCTTTGTCTACATGCTCTCACCTTTGCAGTACTGGAGCACTGTCTGCATAGCACACCTCCTCTCATTCGCCCAGCGGATACAGACTGAGCCAGTGGTCTGACTGTCAGGCTCACCTGCCTGCCACAGATACAGCTCCATACAGTTATCCAgcaggaacagggctggagagggataagagagagagagaaagagagagagggagagagagaaacagtgagcgagagagagagagggagagagagagagagaaacagcgagcgagaaagagagggagagagagagagagagagaaacagtgagtgacagagagagagggagagagagagagaaacagcgagcgagagggagagagagagagaaacagcgagcgagagagggagagaaagagaaacagcgagcgagagggagagagagagagaaacagcgagcgagagagggagagagagagagaaacagcgagagagaaacagcgagtgagagagggagggagagagagagagagagaaacagtgagaaagGGAAAGAAAAGGAGGGATATTAGGTGAGTGTTTTGTACCTCGAGTCCTCGTGATAACAATGGAAGTTGTGTTTAAGAGTATGTGCATGCATACATGTGTGTGTTCGGGCTTTGAGCGGACACTCACCTGGCTGTGGCACAAAGTACAGGCTCTCCTGGACAAAGGGCATCGCCATGACAACCCCTGGCAACCGTGCAGGGCTCTGCAGCTCCTCCCCCTGGAAGGTTCCGGAACGGCCACTCAGATGGAA
Encoded here:
- the LOC115110228 gene encoding transmembrane protein 98-like isoform X3, with translation METVVIVAIGVLATIFLASFIALVVVCRHRYCHPHHLLHHFNSKPNGLTCWFEAISLWIEQSDFTALRPSVDLIGAMETQSEPSELELDDVVITNPHIEAILENEDWIEDASGLVSHCISILKVMSMCCTPSFSNSELVSHCISILKVMSMCCTPSFSNSGLVSHCISILKVMSMCCTPSFSNSGLVSHCISILKVMSMCCTPSFSNSGLVSHCISILKVMSMCCTPSFSNSGLVSHCISILKVMSMCCTPSFSNSGLVSHCISILKVMSMCCTPSFSNSGLVSHCISILKVMSMCCTPSFSNSGLVSHCISILKICHTLTEKLVAMTMGSGAKVKAPASLSDIITVAKRISPRVDDVVRSMYPPLDPILLDARATALLLSVSHLVLVTRNACHMSGSMDWIDQSLHAAEDHMVVLREAALASEPERSLPGIDVQREQAI
- the LOC115110228 gene encoding transmembrane protein 98-like isoform X4, with the translated sequence METVVIVAIGVLATIFLASFIALVVVCRHRYCHPHHLLHHFNSKPNGLTCWFEAISLWIEQSDFTALRPSVDLIGAMETQSEPSELELDDVVITNPHIEAILENEDWIEDASGLVSHCISILKICHTLTEKLVAMTMGSGAKVKAPASLSDIITVAKRISPRVDDVVRSMYPPLDPILLDARATALLLSVSHLVLVTRNACHMSGSMDWIDQSLHAAEDHMVVLREAALASEPERSLPGIDVQREQAI
- the LOC115110228 gene encoding uncharacterized protein LOC115110228 isoform X1, coding for METVVIVAIGVLATIFLASFIALVVVCRHRYCHPHHLLHHFNSKPNGLTCWFEAISLWIEQSDFTALRPSVDLIGAMETQSEPSELELDDVVITNPHIEAILENEDWIEDASGLVSHCISILKVMSMCCTPSFSNSELVSHCISILKVMSMCCTPSFSNSGLVSHCISILKVMSMCCTPSFSNSGLVSHCISILKVMSMCCTPSFSNSGLVSHCISILKVMSMCCTPSFSNSGLVSHCISILKVMSMCCTPSFSNSGLVSHCISILKVMSMCCTPSFSNSGLVSHCISILKVMSMCCTPSFSNSGLVSHCISILKVMSMCCTPCTNTSFSLRSNSMIFTHSLHWQICHTLTEKLVAMTMGSGAKVKAPASLSDIITVAKRISPRVDDVVRSMYPPLDPILLDARATALLLSVSHLVLVTRNACHMSGSMDWIDQSLHAAEDHMVVLREAALASEPERSLPGIDVQREQAI
- the LOC115110228 gene encoding transmembrane protein 98-like isoform X2 — translated: METVVIVAIGVLATIFLASFIALVVVCRHRYCHPHHLLHHFNSKPSVDLIGAMETQSEPSELELDDVVITNPHIEAILENEDWIEDASGLVSHCISILKVMSMCCTPSFSNSELVSHCISILKVMSMCCTPSFSNSGLVSHCISILKVMSMCCTPSFSNSGLVSHCISILKVMSMCCTPSFSNSGLVSHCISILKVMSMCCTPSFSNSGLVSHCISILKVMSMCCTPSFSNSGLVSHCISILKVMSMCCTPSFSNSGLVSHCISILKVMSMCCTPSFSNSGLVSHCISILKVMSMCCTPCTNTSFSLRSNSMIFTHSLHWQICHTLTEKLVAMTMGSGAKVKAPASLSDIITVAKRISPRVDDVVRSMYPPLDPILLDARATALLLSVSHLVLVTRNACHMSGSMDWIDQSLHAAEDHMVVLREAALASEPERSLPGIDVQREQAI
- the LOC115110228 gene encoding transmembrane protein 98-like isoform X5 — encoded protein: METVVIVAIGVLATIFLASFIALVVVCRHRYCHPHHLLHHFNSKPSVDLIGAMETQSEPSELELDDVVITNPHIEAILENEDWIEDASGLVSHCISILKICHTLTEKLVAMTMGSGAKVKAPASLSDIITVAKRISPRVDDVVRSMYPPLDPILLDARATALLLSVSHLVLVTRNACHMSGSMDWIDQSLHAAEDHMVVLREAALASEPERSLPGIDVQREQAI